Proteins co-encoded in one Aspergillus luchuensis IFO 4308 DNA, chromosome 6, nearly complete sequence genomic window:
- a CDS encoding uncharacterized protein (COG:S;~EggNog:ENOG410PJFN;~InterPro:IPR036864,IPR007219,IPR001138;~PFAM:PF00172,PF04082;~TransMembrane:1 (o539-559i);~go_function: GO:0000981 - DNA-binding transcription factor activity, RNA polymerase II-specific [Evidence IEA];~go_function: GO:0003677 - DNA binding [Evidence IEA];~go_function: GO:0008270 - zinc ion binding [Evidence IEA];~go_process: GO:0006351 - transcription, DNA-templated [Evidence IEA];~go_process: GO:0006355 - regulation of transcription, DNA-templated [Evidence IEA]) encodes MPPRSHIEKQNSRLRPVSCHFCRSRKLRCSRQLPCSNCISRGIDCGLYSAPAASDSTHNNDSHGTADILTRLQRLEDIVLRTNSQSIRAQDAKTDRRRSPPQLARKDKQAAADAIWLEAECASQISCRSVGTDTATFRSCSIWSISSVMTIESTSSGHLVRSFSFPLYQESVVLLEKYLRDITYIHHVVLSGPLRTMVDNIYNDIEHQAPVSPGQVALLLSILSSAMYTWTRTDSANAPFADPSKVNATSSLWVKGTLDLLDHCRRISLQSIEAIQAMIIISFVIANLEGISARFRDLLSTAITAARELSLHKVDHQPEIDGREETLADSVDSEMKRRVWWYLVATDWMASQFPGPHKGTYSINPLHMVVKKPRNVDDENLMAGSPIIDRPREQPTEIAYSLQRIKLAEICREVIDSSSMTTFNDGDMEPGRLLGVDKRIVTFIVQLPQFFRLDGDALDGLIAKYPNIAPGIMIQRYIINSLVHSQRCRLHLPYLARGLVDPTYAPSREACLEAARRVIQAERMLASEDIPFVLTRLKFSGILQCVGIAITALFLDMCLSQEPGPRQARRAEVVDACSILRDATKDSPVAIRLLESFQRVVRKHDMSVSEVISESLCADSSSSSLTEIIADERDSIPALPHLEEVWQISQTDANIQAFDWDALFLELDCPMLSS; translated from the exons ATGCCTCCTCGATCACATATAGAAAAGCAAAATTCCCGCTTGAGGCCTGTCTCGTGTCACTTTTGTCGGTCGCGAAAACTACGGTGCAGCCGTCAGCTTCCCTGCTCCAATTGCATCAGCCGTGGAATTGATTGCGGGCTGTATTCAGCTCCAGCAGCAAGTGACAGCACTCATAATAATGATAGCCACGGGACGGCTGATATTTTGACACGCCTACAACGGCTAGAGGACATCGTTCTTCGAACGAACAGTCAATCTATTCGAGCGCAAGATGCAAAGACAGATCGTCGTAGGAGTCCACCACAGTTAGCACGTAAGGATAAGCAGGCTGCAGCGGATGCAATATGGCTCGAAGCAGAGTGCGCAAGTCAGATATCTTGT CGTTCGGTCGGAACCGATACGGCGACCTTTCGATCATGTTCGATATGGAGTATAAGCAGTGTTATGACTATTGAAAGTACCAGTTCAGGCCATTTGGTGAGAAGTTTTTCATTCCCACTATACCAGGAGTCCGTGGTTCTGCTTGAAAAATACTTGCGTGATATCACCTACATTCATCACGTTGTCCTTAGCGGTCCACTGCGTACAATGGTCGATAACATCTACAATGACATTGAGCATCAAGCGCCTGTAAGCCCTGGCCAGGTGGCACTTCTTCTAAGCATCCTGTCGAGTGCGATGTATACATGGACTCGGACAGATTCAGCCAATGCACCCTTTGCGGACCCCTCGAAGGTTAATGCAACATCTTCCCTATGGGTGAAGGGAACTCTCGACTTGCTAGATCACTGTCGTCGCATATCCCTTCAATCCATCGAAGCCATCCAGGCAATGATCATCATATCCTTTGTCATCGCTAATCTGGAAGGTATCAGTGCTCGATTCCGTGACCTGTTGTCAACAGCCATAACAGCAGCGCGAGAACTCTCGTTGCACAAAGTCGACCATCAACCAGAGATAGACGGAAGAGAGGAAACACTTGCTGACTCTGTTGACTCTGAAATGAAGCGCAGAGTATGGTGGTATCTGGTTGCTACGGATTG GATGGCATCACAATTCCCTGGTCCTCATAAAGGCACCTACAGCATTAACCCGTTACATATGGTGGTCAAAAAGCCTCGTAATGTTGACGATGAAAATCTTATGGCTGGTTCCCCCATCATTGACCGACCCAGGGAGCAACCTACCGAGATCGCATATAGCCTTCAGCGTATCAAGCTGGCAGAGATATGTCGGGAAGTCATAGACTCATCTTCCATGACCACATTTAATGACGGCGATATGGAGCCTGGGCGGCTTTTGGGGGTGGACAAGAGGATTGTTACATTCATCGTACAATTACCACAGTTCTTCCGCCTGGATGGAGATGCTCTGGACGGCCTCATTGCCAAGTACCCGAACATTGCTCCCGGAATCATGATTCAGCGGTACATCATCAATTCCTTGGTTCACTCACAACGGTGCCGACTACATCTCCCGTACTTAGCCCGCGGCTTGGTCGATCCGACGTATGCCCCCTCAAGAGAGGCTTGCCTGGAAGCAGCTCGGCGTGTCATACAGGCAGAAAGAATGCTGGCAAGCGAGGATATCCCGTTTGTGCTTACGAGGCTGAAGTTCTCCGGAATCTTGCAGTGTGTTGGTATCGCGATTACAGCCCTCTTTCTGGACATGTGTCTTTCTCAGGAACCTGGACCTCGGCAAGCGCGCCGGGCGGAAGTAGTCGATGCATGTAGCATTCTGAGGGACGCCACAAAAGACTCTCCCGTTGCCATCAGGCTTCTTGAATCGTTCCAGCGAGTTGTGCGAAAGCATGATATGTCGGTCAGCGAGGTCATTTCTGAGTCCCTCTGTGCCGACAGCAGCTCATCCAGCCTGACCGAGATCATTGCCGACGAACGGGACAGCATACCAGCTCTTCCCCACCTGGAAGAGGTTTGGCAGATTTCGCAAACAGACGCGAACATCCAAGCATTCGATTGGGATGCCTTGTTCCTTGAACTTGATTGTCCGATGTTGTCGAGCTAG
- a CDS encoding uncharacterized protein (COG:S;~EggNog:ENOG410PH44;~InterPro:IPR001077,IPR036388,IPR016461,IPR029063, IPR036390;~PFAM:PF00891;~go_function: GO:0008168 - methyltransferase activity [Evidence IEA];~go_function: GO:0008171 - O-methyltransferase activity [Evidence IEA]), translating to MDSIIDQIRTLAGTADEPGRTSIYNDLRSLLPELQSPMDMIMDLFNSHLRVSVIMLGMNAGLFRKLAVDDRVWTASGLAKDLRVDLRLLERILRYLAANGIIEETTVGQFRAKRTTMMLADERSEAFVLYAFETCGPASQASPAFFAENNYYDITNNKITPFQTAFQTDLTCFEWLSKHPKLFNSLQQVMTSLQSANWLSDFDLFHQEADRVAPNPVHPGEPFFVDVGGGHGHQCIQLRDKYPYLRGRLVLQDLPEAVDHLPPLDGIQVMAHDIFQPQTMKTGAKFYYLRRILHDYPDSQCAHILQHLATAMGPDSRILVDEMLLPDVNASWQATLADISLMISLGGKERTKKQWTELAERVGLRIEEIHTYDLESKTSIIVLRH from the exons ATGGACTCTATCATCGATCAGATTCGTACCCTGGCCGGCACGGCTGATGAGCCAGGTCGCACCAGCATTTATAATGATCTCCGCTCCCTCCTGCCGGAACTTCAGAGCCCGATGGATATGATCATGGATCTTTTTAACTCT CACCTCAGAGTTTCTGTCATCATGCTTGGAATGAATGCTGGCCTTTTCCGGAAATTGGCTGTGGACGACCGCGTATGGACAGCATCGGGACTGGCAAAGGATCTGAGGGTTGACCTGCGGCTTCTGG AACGCATTCTTCGTTACCTTGCAGCAAATGGTATCATCGAAGAGACGACTGTGGGACAATTCCGAGCCAAGCGAACAACCATGATGCTTGCCGATGAGCGTTCGGAAGCATTCGTACTCTACGC ATTCGAAACCTGTGGGCCAGCCAGTCAAGCATCTCCGGCGTTCTTCGCAGAAAATAACTACTATGATATTACAAATAACAAAATCACCCCATTTCAAACAGCCTTTCAAACAGACCTCACCTGTTTTGAGTGGTTATCCAAGCATCCAAAGCTGTTTAATTCTTTACAACAAGTCATGACCAGTCTTCAGTCCGCGAACTGGCTTTCGGATTTCGACCTCTTCCACCAAGAAGCGGATCGCGTTGCTCCAAACCCAGTGCATCCTGGAGAGCCTTTCTTCGTCGATGTCGGCGGTGGCCATGGCCACCAGTGTATTCAACTCAGGGACAAGTATCCCTATCTCCGAGGACGCCTTGTGCTGCAGGACCTGCCCGAAGCGGTCGaccaccttcctcccctGGACGGTATCCAGGTTATGGCTCACGACATTTTTCAGCCACAGACCATGAAGA CAGGAGCAAAGTTCTACTACCTGCGACGGATCCTTCACGACTACCCGGATTCTCAATGCGCCCATATCCTTCAACACCTGGCCACTGCCATGGGGCCTGACTCGAGAATCCTCGTGGACGAGATGCTGCTACCAGATGTGAATGCATCATGGCAAGCGACCCTGGCTGATATATCACTGATGATCTCACTTGGTGGTAAGGAGCGAACCAAGAAGCAATGGACGGAGCTGGCCGAGCGTGTAGGACTACGCATTGAGGAGATACACACCTACGATCTGGAGTCCAAGACGTCTATAATTGTGCTTCGGCACTAA
- a CDS encoding serine palmitoyltransferase small subunit family protein (COG:S;~EggNog:ENOG410PXTY;~InterPro:IPR024512;~PFAM:PF11779;~TransMembrane:1 (o84-105i)), with product MATEMQSFYTPSTSTHISSHAPAAVDELINKYSSTMTNSPCSSHLSMKHPRRNILQRSVDRIRLEYYRYEVTFGLYVMTPGEKLVANTFVMVVLSLLFWALLVYFPALLYQKLSRLVWLLTGHSSEEMGAALGILDSHVNSISTPST from the coding sequence ATGGCAACGGAAATGCAGTCGTTCTacaccccctccacctccacacATATCTCGTCGCATGCGCCGGCTGCAGTGGATGAGCTGATCAACAAATACTCCTCCACCATGACGAACTCCCCTTGTTCGAGTCATTTGTCCATGAAGCACCCCCGGCGCAACATCTTGCAGCGATCTGTCGACCGTATCCGGCTGGAATACTACCGCTACGAGGTTACATTTGGACTCTATGTGATGACGCCAGGGGAGAAGCTGGTGGCCAACACCTTCGTGATGGTCGTCTTGTCCTTGCTGTTCTGGGCACTGCTGGTTTATTTCCCCGCCTTGCTGTACCAGAAGCTCAGCCGTCTCGTATGGCTGTTGACCGGACACAGCAGCGAGGAAATGGGTGCAGCCTTGGGCATCCTCGACTCGCACGTCAACTCGATATCCACGCCTTCCACCTAA
- a CDS encoding rhomboid family membrane protein (COG:T;~EggNog:ENOG410PH15;~InterPro:IPR022764,IPR035952,IPR002610;~MEROPS:MER0094384;~PFAM:PF01694;~TransMembrane:7 (i131-151o245-269i281-302o314-331i338-357o363-380i455-477o);~go_component: GO:0016021 - integral component of membrane [Evidence IEA];~go_function: GO:0004252 - serine-type endopeptidase activity [Evidence IEA];~go_process: GO:0006508 - proteolysis [Evidence IEA]), which translates to MAANSYYHGGYSNNPPSYEQANPHFDNIPTPGHPDFHTHPYEPTAADPQLHHSQQSLGSDQAYAAGGRLNDEPYSENIPLKSNQYANGSPPPNWMHQPTHYSPTPEDIEPPVAPTARRNRNRKKGFFQKKVPWVTYAFTLVQIIVFIVELVKNAQFTGSPIETKPSFNVMIGPSSYMQIYMGSRYTPCMKNVPGIQNANETILFSCPNATTSATECTLSEACGFSGVPNPHPHGSLDDTPAPNQWFRFIIPMFIHTGFIHIGFNLIVQLTMGVDMERMIGWWRYFLVYVASGIWGFVLGGNYAGQGEASCGCSGALFGILALFILDLLYTWKDRASPWVELIIMILGIAVSFVLGLLPGLDNFAHIGGFIMGLALGLCLLRSPNALRERIGLARNPYVAMSGGAGTPTPDDNQKVNTGPSLVDFLKGRRTRTGAGASNNKWNPVNFFRGRKPLWWAWWLVRAGALVAVLVGFILLIVDFYKYPKSNCSWCYRLSCLPVNGWCEEGQLTTTTTTKTS; encoded by the exons ATGGCAGCCAACAGCTACTACCATGGCGGTTATAGCAACAACCCGCCTTCCTATGAGCAAGCTAATCCTCACTTCGATAACATTCCGACCCCAGGCCATCCGGACTTCCACACACATCCTTACGAGCCCACGGCAGCCGATCCGCAACTTCACCACAGTCAACAATCTCTCGGTTCCGACCAAGCATATGCGGCTGGTGGAAGGCTGAATGATGAGCCCTACTCTGAAAACATTCCGCTGAAGAGCAATCAATATGCGAATGGGTCTCCGCCGCCGAACTGGATGCACCAGCCGACTCATTATTCGCCCACCCCTGAAGATATCGAACCACCGGTCGCTCCGACAGCGCggaggaacaggaacaggaagaagggaTTCTTCCAGAAGAAGGTCCCGTGGGTAACATATGCGTTTACGTTGGTTCAGATCATCGTGTTCATCGTGGAATTGGTGAAGAATG CTCAATTTACAGGCTCTCCTATCGAGACGAAACCATCCTTCAACGTGATGATCGGACCATCCTCGTACATGCAAATCTACATGGGATCGCGCTACACACCATGCATGAAGAACGTACCTGGCATTCAGAACGCCAACGAAACaattctcttctcttgccCGAATGCCACCACGTCGGCGACCGAGTGCACACTGTCCGAAGCGTGCGGTTTCAGCGGTGTACCGAACCCTCATCCACACGGATCGCTGGACGACACCCCGGCGCCCAATCAATGGTTCCGGTTTATTATTCCCATGTTTATCCACACCGGATTCATCCACATCGGCTTCAACCTGATCGTGCAGTTGACCATGGGAGTTGACATGGAGCGGATGATCGGCTGGTGGCGTTATTTCCTGGTTTATGTGGCCAGTGGAATTTGGGGCTTTGTTTTGGGCGGCAACTATGCTGGGCAGGGCGAGGCGTCGTGCGGCTGCTCTGGTGCTCTATTCGGCATCCTCGCTCTTTTCATCTTGGACCTCCTATATACATGGAAGGACCGCGCTTCTCCTTGGGTGGAGTTGATTATTATGATCCTGGGTATTGCGGTGTCTTTCGTGTTGGGACTTTTGCCAGGATTGGATAATTTTGCTCACATTGGAGGCTTCATCATGGGGCTGGCTCTGGGCTTGTGTCTTCTTCGGTCGCCTAACGCGTTGCGCGAGAGGATTGGCCTGGCGCGGAATCCGTACGTTGCCATGAGCGGCGGGGCGGGCACTCCCACGCCCGATGACAACCAGAAGGTCAATACTGGACCTAGCCTGGTTGATTTCCTCAAGGGACGTCGGACTCGCACCGGAGCAGGCGCTAGCAACAACAAGTGGAACCCAGTGAACTTCTTCCGGGGTCGGAAGCCACTGTGGTGGGCATGGTGGTTGGTTCGCGCGGGCGCCTTGGTCGCGGTGCTCGTCGGCTTTATCCTTCTGATTGTCGATTTCTACAAGTATCCCAAGTCCAACTGTTCCTGGTGCTACCGGTTGAGTTGTCTG CCTGTCAATGGATGGTGCGAAGAAGGCCAATTgacgacgacaacgacaacaaagACCTCCTGA
- a CDS encoding fungal specific transcription factor domain-containing protein (COG:S;~EggNog:ENOG410PJMX;~InterPro:IPR007219;~PFAM:PF04082;~go_function: GO:0003677 - DNA binding [Evidence IEA];~go_function: GO:0008270 - zinc ion binding [Evidence IEA];~go_process: GO:0006351 - transcription, DNA-templated [Evidence IEA]): protein MSRNWNSRFDIVASLAARPVFQTAQLDITGIPVVSDQQSLPIELSRTEESHLLNTGWPHVQSLWPILGVGEFQAYYDSLWTPRRKVRQSSALVDSLLAICMQVTSTAVANNESGRSNVRIAGQQLYNRTWQLLLEEEQAAPTLATVQTFIFSSIYLLYTDRIEPAYATIDGAVRLAYGLDLHHDPPEGMDARQREVRRRVWWALYTLESYLTTSMGLPSLIVQGEVSCGWPTISPMSGSSSNHFQVHWAKLLMSIQIVRTVFDQQQKEILRETYETDISNLPGLLESIAMFMVRPLKAVREGLKAVPSPLRIPRKDGSRGFSFLLKGATVSLDGKAPLWLQRQQYALEISYHSLSLAVLRPFLYLQGGDSGSMPRAHAHAVTGVKHAVTLTVICHQCLTESESLARSLPMFRCQWDSCLYLITFILANPMCTFAAEAQNAVDTAEVAFAILVNSLGLSCRASEIMDDLRRRAEEMVHPPARMVSPSQPASCIDSAAASSPGSHVSSGVVSDHGHLGAFGEAQIPPTVDPSIGSDVGSLEFFTATESELSMESAFDVSSLAQEVPSWTDHSILDVNMSWVGDNVLVEPWQSNLDHVFR from the exons ATGTCTAGAAACTGGAACTCCCGCTTCGACATAGTAGCGAGCTT GGCCGCTAGACCAGTGTTCCAGACAGCACAGCTCGATATCACAGGAATCCCTGTTGTCAGCGACCAACAAAGTCTTCCAATTGAGTTGTCGAGGACCGAGGAGAGCCATCTACTCAACACGGGCTGGCCCCATGTCCAATCGCTCTGGCCCATCCTTGGGGTGGGAGAATTCCAGGCCTATTACGATTCCCTGTGGACGCCGAGACGCAAAGTCCGGCAGTCATCAGCTCTTGTCGACAGTTTACTTGCCATTTGCATGCAGGTCACCAGTACTGCTGTCGCCAATAATGAATCAGGTCGCAGCAATGTTCGAATAGCCGGGCAACAGCTTTATAATCGCACCTGGCAACTTCTTCTAGAAGAGGAACAGGCGGCCCCAACGCTGGCCACGGTGCAGACTTTCATCTTCTCGAGCATCTATTTGCTGTACACAGACCGCATTGAGCCTGCATACGCCACGATCGACGGCGCAGTGCGTTTGGCATATGGGCTAGACCTCCACCACGATCCACCAGAGGGAATGGATGCGAGGCAGCGGGAGGTCCGGCGCCGGGTGTGGTGGGCTTTGTATACATTGGAGAGCTATCTCACGACTAGTATGGGACTGCCATCTCTCATCGTACAGGGTGAGGTATCATGCGGCTGGCCGACGATCTCCCCAATGAGCGGCTCAAGCTCGAATCACTTTCAAGTGCACTGGGCCAAGCTGCTCATGTCAATCCAGATTGTACGCACAGTCTTtgaccaacaacaaaaggAGATTCTCCGGGAAACCTACGAGACCGACATTAGCAACCTACCTGGCCTCCTGGAGTCTATCGCAATGTTCATGGTGCGACCTCTCAAGGCTGTCCGGGAAGGGCTTAAAGCAGTCCCTTCTCCGTTGCGGATTCCTCGAAAGGACGGTAGTCGGGGGTTCTCATTCCTCTTGAAAGGAGCAACTGTTAGTCTAGACGGTAAAGCCCCCTTATGGCTTCAGCGGCAGCAGTATGCCCTGGAAATCAGCTACCATAGTCTGAGTCTGGCGGTTTTACGACCGTTTCTCTACTTGCAGGGCGGCGATTCGGGCTCCATGCCGCGAGCACATGCACACGCTGTCACTGGCGTGAAGCATGCCGTCACCTTAACGGTGATCTGCCACCAGTGTCTGACTGAAAGTGAAAGTCTTGCGAGGAGTCTCCCGATGTTCCGCTGCCAGTGGGATAGCTGCCTATACCTCATTACCTTCATTTTGGCCAATCCAATGTGTACCTTCGCTGCAGAAGCCCAAAATGCGGTGGATACTGCTGAGGTCGCATTTGCTATTCTCGTGAACAGTCTAGGGTTGTCGTGCCGAGCGTCAGAGATCATGGATGATCTTCGCAGGCGCGCAGAAGAGATGGTTCATCCTCCTGCACGCATGGTGTCACCAAGCCAGCCCGCATCGTGCATTGACTCCGCAGCAGCGTCCTCTCCAGGGTCTCATGTATCTAGCGGCGTCGTATCCGATCATGGCCATCTGGGCGCGTTTGGGGAGGCACAAATTCCACCTACGGTTGACCCATCAATTGGCTCTGATGTGGGTAGCCTCGAATTTTTCACAGCGACAGAGTCAGAGCTATCAATGGAATCGGCGTTTGACGTGTCTAGCCTGGCACAGGAAGTACCGAGTTGGACCGACCACAGCATATTGGATGTTAACATGAGTTGGGTGGGGGACAATGTACTAGTCGAACCGTGGCAAAGTAATCTGGATCATGTGTTTAGATAG
- a CDS encoding uncharacterized protein (COG:S;~EggNog:ENOG410PGYV;~InterPro:IPR013877,IPR040347;~PFAM:PF08568;~go_process: GO:0034599 - cellular response to oxidative stress [Evidence IEA]) translates to MAAEEDPLIQALPPATDYLTYLTLLEYQLTPARLPILHKLLQDEVLTTNIGWDLVQLLLPMLPQSLDCLHDIARLGNPREVILRVSDALMQLQPEDEDDDSDDGAAKADEASQDATDGASKNAALPRHILQFNTLVSMLSVLHSRIQTKSPSRFLATSLQAVLEAYTLMPTNETTYAMLEFFRDVSPSKRPAPPPRVPSESSVLRLSEKSAPDPEAEVQSPSPASDDESVLVQKFLQFGLIEVLKSYLLSFTGPSDPGMSWAIRLQEKLQPGLRLAKQETPSDAFANHKELKERDMIIAKITALSRDFGLNDQKLLEIALQSPKDQPLPLDFEEPPKKADEIPLERHGSLLLLAARAATAELFSSGQVSPIAIFPDLARIFQNFVGGYNSPDEVAFGQPQVLLDSLLTLTVFSMQKPSETTPHEKDFIDFVLTLTACTARQNYSSVRRIPGTIIRTHPSQVTQFKVIRTVLEDDRFQSVKDSAIGWLKTGILEAANSSKAGTSAEPSVYLDPHYFSVLFPSLFNSSDLFMNVSSDLVASFIKFSQTLSPSIHAALSLYYTIVSSTHLRKQLQLEKTYVYFRNRFLEPLKSLCHAFEADLAQNGGDGKIEAAVGESLSQVGMARSVGLISYMLEQVEDAVGETFVDESDMPEPSADDIARVDMIRKETSP, encoded by the exons ATGgccgccgaagaagatccgCTCATTCAGGCCCTGCCGCCAGCCACTGACTACCTCACCtatctcaccctcctcgaatACCAACTCACCCCCGCCCgccttcccatcctccacaaGCTCCTTCAGGATGAAGTCCTGACGACCAACATCGGCTGGGACTTGGTGCAGCTGTTGCTGCCTATGTTGCCCCAATCCCTCGATTGCCTGCACGACATTGCCCGCCTGGGCAACCCAAGAGAGGTGATATTGCGAGTTTCCGATGCGCTCATGCAGTTACAGcccgaggacgaggatgacgatagCGACGATGGCGCGGCTAAGGCTGATGAAGCGTCGCAAGATGCTACGGACGGCGCATCGAAAAATGCGGCCCTGCCGCGCCATATCTTGCAGTTCAATACTCTGGTCTCGATGCTATCGGTTCTCCATTCCCGTATCCAGACCAAATCCCCAAGTCGGTTCCTAGCGACATCGCTGCAGGCTGTACTGGAGGCATATACCCTCATGCCTACGAACGAGACAACGTATGCGATGCTGGAGTTTTTCAGAGACGTCTCGCCATCCAAGAGGCCGGCACCGCCACCCAGAGTGCCCAGCGAGTCGAGCGTGCTGCGTCTTTCGGAGAAATCAGCACCGGATCCGGAAGCAGAGGTCCAGTCCCCGTCCCCGGCAAGCGATGATGAGTCGGTTCTGGTTCAGAAGTTCCTACAATTCGGTCTCATCGAGGTTCTCAAGTCATACCTGCTGAGCTTCACTGGGCCGTCAGACCCGGGTATGTCCTGGGCGATTAGACTGCAGGAGAAGTTGCAACCCGGTCTGCGTCTGGCCAAGCAGGAGACACCGAGCGATGCATTTGCCAATCATAAAGAGCTGAAAGAGAGGGACATGATCATTGCCAAGATCACG GCTCTATCCCGAGATTTTGGTCTCAATGACCAGAAACTGCTTGAAATTGCCCTTCAATCCCCGAAGGACCAGCCTCTTCCTCTAGACTTCGAGGAACCGCCCAAGAAGGCGGATGAGATTCCGTTAGAAAGACACGGCTCCTTGTTGCTGCTCGCGGCGCGGGCGGCTACCGCAGAACTGTTCTCCTCTGGCCAAGTCAGTCCGATCGCCATATTCCCTGACTTGGCACGGATCTTCCAGAACTTCGTCGGAGGATACAATTCTCCAGACGAAGTGGCATTCGGACAGCCCCAAGTGCTGCTGGACTCTCTGCTCACGCTGACGGTCTTTTCCATGCAAAAGCCAAGCGAGACGACACCCCACGAGAAGGACTTCATTGACTTTGTGCTGACCTTGACTGCTTGCACTGCGCGTCAAAATTATAGCTCCGTCCGACGCATTCCTGGAACGATCATCCGGACGCATCCATCGCAGGTCACCCAGTTCAAAGTGATCCGAACCGTTTTGGAAGACGACCGCTTCCAGAGCGTCAAGGATAGTGCGATTGGATGGCTCAAGACGGGTATCCTTGAAGCAGCAAACTCGTCCAAAGCTGGCACTTCAGCAGAGCCTAGCGTCTACCTCGACCCGCACTACTTCTCGGTGCTGTTCCCTTCGCTCTTTAATTCCTCCGACTTGTTCATGAACGTGTCATCCGACCTCGTGGCATCCTTCATCAAGTTCTCCCAGACTCtatccccctccatccacgCGGCCCTCAGCCTCTACTACACCATCGTATCTTCAACACACCTGCGCAAGCAGCTCCAACTCGAAAAGACTTACGTCTACTTCCGCAATCGCTTCCTCGAGCCGCTCAAGTCCCTCTGCCATGCCTTCGAAGCCGACCTGGCGCAAAACGGTGGCGACGGGAAGATCGAGGCAGCGGTCGGCGAGAGCCTAAGCCAGGTCGGAATGGCGCGCTCGGTCGGCTTGATCTCATACATGCTGGAACAAGTCGAAGACGCGGTCGGAGAGACTTTTGTGGATGAGTCGGACATGCCGGAGCCGAGTGCGGACGATATCGCGCGGGTGGATATGATTCGGAAGGAGACGTCTCCTTGA
- a CDS encoding uncharacterized protein (COG:S;~EggNog:ENOG410PQT1;~InterPro:IPR000026,IPR016191;~PFAM:PF00545;~SECRETED:SignalP(1-20);~go_function: GO:0003723 - RNA binding [Evidence IEA];~go_function: GO:0004521 - endoribonuclease activity [Evidence IEA];~go_function: GO:0004540 - ribonuclease activity [Evidence IEA]) codes for MFQLKTILTLLPIFLTSTLAAPSEPRSDSKCVYYCGSHCYWASDISKAQAKGYSLYEEGRTIDDYPHVYHDYEGFDFTVSGTYYEYPILDDYKVYDGGSPGADRIIFNGEDEFAGLITHTGAEEYDGFVACQAV; via the exons ATGTTCCAACTCAAG AcaatcctcaccctcctccccatcttcctAACATCTACCCTCGCCGCTCCCTCCGAACCCCGCTCCGACTCAAAATGCGTCTACTACTGCGGCAGCCACTGCTACTGGGCGAGCGACATCAGCAAAGCGCAAGCAAAGGGGTACTCCTTATACGAAGAAGGGCGAACAATCGACGACTACCCACACGTGTACCACGACTACGAAGGGTTCGATTTCACCGTCTCGGGGACATACTACGAGTACCCGATTCTGGATGACTACAAGGTGTATGATGGGGGTTCTCCTGGTGCGGATCGGATTATCTtcaatggggaggatgagtttGCGGGATTGATTACGCATACCGGGGCGGAGGAATATGATGGGTTTGTGGCGTGTCAGGCTGTTTAG